A region of Toxotes jaculatrix isolate fToxJac2 chromosome 23, fToxJac2.pri, whole genome shotgun sequence DNA encodes the following proteins:
- the LOC121177259 gene encoding uncharacterized protein LOC121177259 isoform X2 gives MRSFTLITALFLCCSNWICVSVSETQTVEVQPGQEVSLLCSNISRTIAYTFWSRLHKMNNVSCISSMYESDDKPSYCDGFENGFEMSSNITTVFLKIKRVDLSDSGLYFCGFYMNGHIVIGSATHLKVQEMPDGTTNLMSVILGGLTVLLTIVIIILAVKIRKLQKAVNEEPQTERNKDLGSDDLNYAALSFQAKAKRNRRPASERELEPNVLYAASR, from the exons ATGAGGAGCTTTACCTTGATAACAGCTTTATTTCTTTGCTGCTCCA actggatctgtgtctcagtgtctgagactcagactgtggaggtccagcctggtcaagaagTCTCACTGCTGTGCTCCAACATTTCCAGAACAATAGCTTACACATTCTGGTCCAGACttcataaaatgaacaatgtcAGCTGTATCTCGTCTATGTACGAATCGGATGACAAACCTTCATACTGTGATGGATTTGAAAATGGATTTGAAATGAGCTCCAACATCACCACTGTCTTCCTTAAAATAAAGCGAGTGGATTTATCTGACTCTGGACTGTATTTCTGTGGATTTTACATGAACGGACACATAGTCATTGGCagtgcaacacatttaaaagttCAAG AAATGCCTGATGGAACGACAAACCTGATGAGTGTGATCCTGGGCGGTCTGACTGTTCTTCTGACTATAGTCATCATTATTCTGGCTGTTAAAATCAGGAAACTTCAGAAAG CTGTGAATGAAGAACCACAGACTGAAAGAAACAAG GATCTGGGCTCAGACGACCTGAACTACGCAGCTCTAAGTTTCCAGGCAAAAGCAAAGAGGAATCGAAGGCCTGcatcagagagagagctggagccaAATGTTCTGTACGCTGCCTCCAGATAA
- the LOC121177259 gene encoding uncharacterized protein LOC121177259 isoform X1, whose product MRSFTLITALFLCCSNWICVSVSETQTVEVQPGQEVSLLCSNISRTIAYTFWSRLHKMNNVSCISSMYESDDKPSYCDGFENGFEMSSNITTVFLKIKRVDLSDSGLYFCGFYMNGHIVIGSATHLKVQDNGECDDEAECQTEKMPDGTTNLMSVILGGLTVLLTIVIIILAVKIRKLQKAVNEEPQTERNKDLGSDDLNYAALSFQAKAKRNRRPASERELEPNVLYAASR is encoded by the exons ATGAGGAGCTTTACCTTGATAACAGCTTTATTTCTTTGCTGCTCCA actggatctgtgtctcagtgtctgagactcagactgtggaggtccagcctggtcaagaagTCTCACTGCTGTGCTCCAACATTTCCAGAACAATAGCTTACACATTCTGGTCCAGACttcataaaatgaacaatgtcAGCTGTATCTCGTCTATGTACGAATCGGATGACAAACCTTCATACTGTGATGGATTTGAAAATGGATTTGAAATGAGCTCCAACATCACCACTGTCTTCCTTAAAATAAAGCGAGTGGATTTATCTGACTCTGGACTGTATTTCTGTGGATTTTACATGAACGGACACATAGTCATTGGCagtgcaacacatttaaaagttCAAG ATAATGGTGAATGTGATGATGAAGCTGAATGTCAGACTGAAA AAATGCCTGATGGAACGACAAACCTGATGAGTGTGATCCTGGGCGGTCTGACTGTTCTTCTGACTATAGTCATCATTATTCTGGCTGTTAAAATCAGGAAACTTCAGAAAG CTGTGAATGAAGAACCACAGACTGAAAGAAACAAG GATCTGGGCTCAGACGACCTGAACTACGCAGCTCTAAGTTTCCAGGCAAAAGCAAAGAGGAATCGAAGGCCTGcatcagagagagagctggagccaAATGTTCTGTACGCTGCCTCCAGATAA
- the LOC121176666 gene encoding uncharacterized protein LOC121176666 — translation MNLTSVTALLCAFSWISVSVSQFHTVEVQSGEEVTLMCTNFTVLITHISWLRLGNEPNASCISSMSGSESNVSYYDGFQNGKFSMSSNTTTLFLKIKPVDLSDSGLYFCGFYLNGTSVIFTATYLKVRESEEQTDLTSLILAGLIIVLILIIIVLVFIIRKLHTAHKEGQNPQHSENPGSNDLNYAALNFPPKAKRNQRPVSERKMEPNVVYAATR, via the exons ATGAACCTTACCTCGGTAACAGCTTTACTCTGCGCCTTCA GCTGGAtctctgtctcagtttctcAGTTTCACACTGTGGAGGTCCAGTCTGGAGAAGAAGTCACACTGATGTGCACCAACTTCACCGTTCTTATCACTCATATATCCTGGCTTAGACTGGGAAACGAACCCAACGCCAGCTGCATCTCCTCCATGTCTGGCTCTGAAAGCAATGTTTCGTACTATGATGGATTTCAAAATGGAAAATTCAGTATGAGCTCCAACACCACTACCCTCTTTCTCAAGATCAAACCAGTGGATTTATCTGACTCTGGACTCTATTTCTGTGGATTCTACTTAAACGGAACGTCAGTCATTTTCACTGCAACATATTTAAAAGTTCGAG AGTCTGAAGAACAAACAGATCTGACGAGTTTGATCCTGGCTGGTCTGATTATTGTCCTCATTCTAATCATCATTGTTCTGGTTTTCATAATCAGGAAACTTCATACAG CTCATAAAGAGGGACAGAATCCACAACACAGTGAG AATCCAGGCTCTAATGACCTGAACTATGCTGCGCTGAATTTCCCtccaaaagcaaaaagaaaccaaagacctgtgtcagagagaaagatggagccAAATGTCGTGTACGCTGCCACCAGATAG